From the Molothrus ater isolate BHLD 08-10-18 breed brown headed cowbird chromosome 25, BPBGC_Mater_1.1, whole genome shotgun sequence genome, one window contains:
- the DCLRE1B gene encoding 5' exonuclease Apollo, giving the protein MSGTVLDGTPIAVDFWSLRKAAGARLFFLSHMHSDHTVGLSSTWSRPLYCSPLTARLLHHRLQVPKCWIRPLEVGQSHVVGEVTVTLIDSNHCPGSVMFLFEGTFGTILYTGDFRYTSAMQGEPALRGRHIDRLYLDNTHCHPQRALPSRALATRQAAHLIRAHPQHHVVIGVYTLGKETLLVELALEFSTWVVVSPWRLEQMRLLELPDVFTAEEGTGWIRAVDVAEICWDALVTWNAQHPTIAIIPTGRPVKVTHPNIHLVPYSDHSSFEELREFVKWLKPCSVIPIVKDDMCQVYFQEYLSSAPQVLPDFGVSKSVQQSGHQQSRRRGQKPTSLWKRALGSSVPRGVVYDSPEKNTEKPEVFTDVKVPQHYCEPALCSKECCTSHRGEKEELSGEQPGAAGAAPVSSEHLATGLAEQYLLTPLHVLKQFSSQKFDQLVEDFLRKKDTP; this is encoded by the exons ATGAGCGGGACGGTGCTGGACGGGACCCCCATCGCCGTGGACTTCTGGAGCCTGCGGAAGGCGGCCGGCGCTCGCCTCTTCTTCCTGTCCCATATGCACTCGGACCACACGGTGGGGCTGTCTAGCACATGGAGCCGCCCGCTGTACTGCTCCCCGCTCACCGCCCGCCTCCTGCATCACCGCCTGCAG GTGCCGAAGTGCTGGATCCGGCCGCTGGAGGTGGGGCAGAGCCATGTCGTGGGTGAGGTGACGGTGACGCTGATCGACTCCAACCACTGCCCTGGCTCCGTTATGTTCCTCTTTGAGGGCACTTTTGGCACCATCCTCTACACAG GAGATTTCCGCTACACGAGCGCCATGCAGGGCGAGCCGGCGCTGAGGGGCCGCCACATCGACCGCCTGTACCTGGACAACAcgcactgccacccccagcgGGCGCTGCCCTCGCGGGCGCTGGCCACCCGCCAGGCCGCCCACCTCATCCGTGCCCACCCGCAGCACCACGTGGTCATCG GTGTGTACACCCTGGGCAAGGAGACGCTGCTGGTGGAGCTGGCGCTGGAGTTCAGCACGTGGGTGGTGGTGAGCCCCTGGCGCCTGGAGCAGATgcggctgctggagctgcccgaTGTGTTCACCGCCGAGGAGGGCACGGGCTGGATCCGCGCCGTGGATGTCGCTGAGATCTGCTGGGACGCGCTGGTCACCTGGAACGCGCAGCACCCCACCATCGCCATCATCCCCACGGGCAGGCCCGTGAAGGTCACCCACCCCAACATCCACCTCGTCCCCTACTCGGATCACTCGTCCTTTGAGGAGCTGCGTGAGTTTGTGAAGTGGCTGAAACCCTGCTCCGTCATTCCCATTGTGAAGGATGACATGTGCCAGGTTTACTTTCAGGAATacctgagctctgctccccaggtaCTTCCTGACTTCGGAGTCTCAAAGTCTGTGCAACAGTCTGGACATCAGCAAAGCCGAAGGAGGGGGCAGAAACCCACAAGTCTCTGGAAAAGAGCCCTGGGGAGTTCTGTGCCCCGAGGGGTTGTTTATGACTCCCCagagaaaaatactgagaaacCTGAAGTGTTTACAGATGTTAAGGTTCCTCAGCACTACTGTGAGCCAGCTCTCTGCTCAAAAGAATGCTGCACTTCTCACAGGGGTGAGAAGGAAGAGCTGAGTGGGGAACAGccgggagcagcaggagctgcacctgTTTCCAGTGAGCACCTTGCAACTGGACTTGCAGAGCAGTATTTACTCACTCCCTTACACGTCCTAAAGCAGTTTTCCTCACAGAAGTTTGATCAGCTGGTAGAAGACTTCCTTCGGAAGAAAGATACGCCCTGA